Proteins encoded in a region of the Mucilaginibacter sabulilitoris genome:
- a CDS encoding glycoside hydrolase family 35 protein has translation MRSFNLFLLTAILLAGSLVKAQPKHQFSLGDKDFLLDGKPFQMISGELHYPRIPREAWRDRMKMAKAMGLNTIGTYVFWNLHEPQKGQFDFSGNNDIVEFIKIAQQEGLWVILRPSPYVCAEWEFGGYPYWLENEEGVIVRSKNAQYLREYENYIKELGKRLSVYQINHGGNILMVQIENEYGSYGADKEYLAINQKMFKDAGFDGLLYTCDPAADLVKGHLPGLLPAVNGLDNPAKVKELINQNHEGKGPYYIAEWYPAWFDWWGTKHHTVPADQYTGKLDSVLAAGISINMYMFHGGTTRGFMNGANYNDQAPFEPQISSYDYDAPLDEAGNPTSKFEAFRNVIQKHLSAGINLPAVPPAKPTISIPKIELENVADLNELKLKGRSSQSPLTFEDMKLDYGFMLYRTKVEGGKSGILKVKDLRDFAVVIINGQTVGKLDRRTGLDSINVNLPDGNVTLDILVENLGRINFGKYLLQNKKGIVGKVFFQNNEVTGWQNFPLPLKTVGNYKPKPSLSNLNTPVMKKGTFSLASLGDTYLNMTDWGKGVVWINGHNLGRYWQIGPQQTLYVPREWLHIGKNEILVFEVLKPENKELSAVSKPILDQLQ, from the coding sequence ATGAGATCATTCAATCTTTTTTTGTTAACGGCCATCTTGTTGGCTGGCAGCTTGGTCAAAGCTCAACCTAAACATCAATTTAGCTTAGGAGATAAAGACTTTCTTTTAGATGGGAAACCTTTCCAGATGATCTCCGGTGAGCTACATTATCCCCGCATACCAAGAGAAGCATGGCGTGACAGAATGAAAATGGCAAAAGCTATGGGGCTTAACACCATAGGCACGTATGTTTTTTGGAACCTGCATGAGCCTCAGAAAGGGCAATTTGATTTTTCAGGTAACAATGATATTGTTGAGTTTATCAAAATAGCCCAGCAGGAGGGTTTATGGGTAATTTTGCGCCCAAGCCCTTACGTATGTGCCGAGTGGGAGTTTGGCGGTTACCCGTACTGGTTAGAGAATGAAGAGGGGGTAATTGTCAGAAGTAAGAATGCTCAATATTTAAGGGAATACGAAAATTACATTAAAGAACTGGGAAAAAGATTATCCGTGTACCAAATAAATCATGGCGGTAACATCCTGATGGTTCAAATTGAAAATGAGTATGGATCATACGGCGCTGATAAGGAATACCTTGCGATTAATCAAAAAATGTTTAAAGATGCCGGATTTGACGGCCTGTTATATACGTGCGACCCTGCGGCTGATTTGGTAAAAGGACATTTACCTGGTTTGTTGCCGGCAGTTAACGGTTTAGATAACCCGGCTAAGGTAAAAGAACTCATCAATCAAAACCACGAAGGCAAAGGGCCTTACTACATTGCTGAATGGTATCCGGCATGGTTTGACTGGTGGGGGACAAAACACCATACTGTGCCGGCAGATCAATATACCGGTAAATTAGATTCTGTGCTTGCAGCCGGAATTTCTATAAATATGTACATGTTTCATGGCGGAACAACCAGGGGATTTATGAACGGTGCTAATTATAATGATCAAGCTCCGTTTGAACCGCAAATCAGCAGTTACGATTATGATGCCCCTCTTGACGAAGCAGGAAACCCGACATCGAAATTTGAGGCCTTTAGAAATGTAATTCAAAAACATCTATCCGCCGGTATTAATTTGCCCGCTGTTCCTCCGGCCAAGCCGACCATTTCAATACCCAAAATTGAGCTTGAAAATGTGGCTGACCTTAACGAATTGAAGCTTAAAGGCAGGAGTAGTCAAAGCCCGCTAACCTTTGAGGACATGAAACTCGATTACGGCTTTATGTTATATCGCACAAAAGTTGAAGGAGGAAAATCAGGTATACTAAAGGTAAAAGACCTTAGAGACTTCGCTGTAGTGATAATTAATGGGCAAACGGTTGGAAAGCTCGATCGTCGTACAGGATTGGATAGTATTAACGTCAATTTGCCCGATGGAAATGTAACATTGGATATTTTGGTAGAAAATCTGGGGCGCATCAATTTTGGTAAATATTTGTTACAGAATAAAAAGGGAATAGTGGGTAAGGTGTTTTTTCAAAATAATGAAGTAACGGGCTGGCAAAACTTTCCGTTGCCGTTAAAAACTGTGGGCAATTACAAACCTAAACCCAGCTTGTCTAATTTAAACACACCGGTCATGAAGAAAGGGACTTTTTCTTTGGCTTCATTAGGAGATACTTATCTGAATATGACCGATTGGGGTAAAGGAGTGGTTTGGATTAACGGCCATAACTTAGGCAGATATTGGCAAATCGGCCCACAGCAAACATTATATGTGCCTCGTGAATGGTTGCATATCGGAAAAAATGAAATTTTAGTTTTTGAAGTGCTTAAACCAGAGAACAAAGAACTGTCGGCAGTGAGCAAACCGATTTTAGATCAGTTGCAATAA